Proteins found in one Calypte anna isolate BGI_N300 chromosome 10, bCalAnn1_v1.p, whole genome shotgun sequence genomic segment:
- the DTWD1 gene encoding DTW domain-containing protein 1 isoform X1, with translation MQHTVQKAIYKYYCRLWAAVKTREYNQKAFTKNLTLPMNCRQQYYFCLDQLTMSLNSSTLLNEENPQGPKRNAECLESLELQSTSSSPDNPLQQLQLASQEVLEKAKKSGRSKCPRCSSSRMFYCYTCFVPVETVPTKEIPTVKLPLKIDIIKHPNETDGKSTAVHAKLLAPDDVTIYKYPCIPEYEEKKHEIALIFPGPNSVSVKDIAFHLQKYTKEGVYHNDDDCSREPLHKQAKIELEEKNLNECISGNRSEGTRLKKIIFIDSTWNQTNKIITDERLQGLLQIELKTRKTCFWRHQKGKPDTYLSTIEAIYYFLVDYHQEILKESYKGQYDNLLFFFSFMYTLIKNAKCCAGKE, from the exons aTGCAGCACACAGTGCAAAAGGCAATTTATAAGTACTACTGCAGGCTGTGGGCTGCTGTGAAGACCAGAGAGTACAATCAGAAGGCTTTCACCAAAAATCTGACTTTGCCTATGAACTGCAGACAGCAATACTACTTCTGTCTGGACCAG CTAACCATGTCTTTAAATTCATCTACACtgttaaatgaagaaaacccTCAAGGaccaaaaagaaatgctgaatgttTGGAAAGTCTGGAATTACAGAGTACCTCATCATCTCCAGATAACCCACTTCAACAATTACAGTTAGCATCACAAGAAGTacttgaaaaggcaaaaaagagtGGGAGATCAAAATGCCCCCGATGCAGTAGTTCCAGGATGTTTTATTGTTATACATGTTTTGTTCCTGTTGAAACTGTCCCCACCAAAGAAATTCCAACTGTGAAG TTACCTTTGAAGATTGACATTATTAAACACCCAAATGAAACAGATGGCAAAAGCACTGCTGTACATGCTAAGCTCCTGGCACCCGATGATGTTACAATTTATAAATACCCTTGCATTCcagaatatgaagaaaaaaaacatgaa atAGCACTTATATTTCCTGGCCCCAATTCAGTTTCAGTAAAAGATATTGCTTTCCATCTCCAAAAATACACTAAAGAAGGTGTTTACCATAATGATGATGACTGTTCCAGAGAACCACTGcataaacaagcaaaaatagaacttgaagaaaaaaatctaaatgaaTGCATCTCGGGCAACAGGAGTGAAGGCACtagactgaagaaaataatatttattgaCAGCACCTGGAATCAAACTAACAAAATAATAACTGATGAACGACttcaag ggTTGCTGCAAATTGAattgaaaacaaggaaaacttGCTTTTGGCGTCACCAGAAGGGAAAGCCAGATACATACCTTTCCACAATAGAAGCAATTTATTATTTCCTTGTGGACTATCATCAGGAGATTTTGAAAGAGAGCTACAAAGGACAATATGataatctgctttttttcttttcgtTTATGTACACATTGATTAAAAATGCCAAGTGTTGTGCAGGAAAAGAATAA
- the DTWD1 gene encoding DTW domain-containing protein 1 isoform X2 → MSLNSSTLLNEENPQGPKRNAECLESLELQSTSSSPDNPLQQLQLASQEVLEKAKKSGRSKCPRCSSSRMFYCYTCFVPVETVPTKEIPTVKLPLKIDIIKHPNETDGKSTAVHAKLLAPDDVTIYKYPCIPEYEEKKHEIALIFPGPNSVSVKDIAFHLQKYTKEGVYHNDDDCSREPLHKQAKIELEEKNLNECISGNRSEGTRLKKIIFIDSTWNQTNKIITDERLQGLLQIELKTRKTCFWRHQKGKPDTYLSTIEAIYYFLVDYHQEILKESYKGQYDNLLFFFSFMYTLIKNAKCCAGKE, encoded by the exons ATGTCTTTAAATTCATCTACACtgttaaatgaagaaaacccTCAAGGaccaaaaagaaatgctgaatgttTGGAAAGTCTGGAATTACAGAGTACCTCATCATCTCCAGATAACCCACTTCAACAATTACAGTTAGCATCACAAGAAGTacttgaaaaggcaaaaaagagtGGGAGATCAAAATGCCCCCGATGCAGTAGTTCCAGGATGTTTTATTGTTATACATGTTTTGTTCCTGTTGAAACTGTCCCCACCAAAGAAATTCCAACTGTGAAG TTACCTTTGAAGATTGACATTATTAAACACCCAAATGAAACAGATGGCAAAAGCACTGCTGTACATGCTAAGCTCCTGGCACCCGATGATGTTACAATTTATAAATACCCTTGCATTCcagaatatgaagaaaaaaaacatgaa atAGCACTTATATTTCCTGGCCCCAATTCAGTTTCAGTAAAAGATATTGCTTTCCATCTCCAAAAATACACTAAAGAAGGTGTTTACCATAATGATGATGACTGTTCCAGAGAACCACTGcataaacaagcaaaaatagaacttgaagaaaaaaatctaaatgaaTGCATCTCGGGCAACAGGAGTGAAGGCACtagactgaagaaaataatatttattgaCAGCACCTGGAATCAAACTAACAAAATAATAACTGATGAACGACttcaag ggTTGCTGCAAATTGAattgaaaacaaggaaaacttGCTTTTGGCGTCACCAGAAGGGAAAGCCAGATACATACCTTTCCACAATAGAAGCAATTTATTATTTCCTTGTGGACTATCATCAGGAGATTTTGAAAGAGAGCTACAAAGGACAATATGataatctgctttttttcttttcgtTTATGTACACATTGATTAAAAATGCCAAGTGTTGTGCAGGAAAAGAATAA